From the genome of Homo sapiens chromosome 6 genomic scaffold, GRCh38.p14 alternate locus group ALT_REF_LOCI_4 HSCHR6_MHC_MANN_CTG1, one region includes:
- the MUC22 gene encoding mucin-22 isoform 2 precursor (isoform 2 precursor is encoded by transcript variant 2; The RefSeq protein has 6 substitutions compared to this genomic sequence), with translation MRRGNISPAFWFLWLLLFGLLGPSSENTTAFTKGSDTTTASITGSETTMASTMASTSALTTGSKITTDSTTGSETTSASTMASTAAFTTGSETNTASTTDSGTTIASTRTFTTGSDTTTGSTAGSETIVASTTVSGTTTTFTIASTTVPETTMASSTTSTAGSEKTMASSIISETTMASTTGSETATVSTTGSETTTTSTASSEATKVSTTGSETTTASTAGSETTTTSTSMAGSEATTTSTADSKVITASSMSSETTVAPAAGSNTTTASTTGSETTTILIKASETTTASTAGSETTTPSPTGSQTTIVSISGSEITTTSTAGSENTTVSSAGSGTTTASMAGSETTVSTAGSETTTVSITGTETTMVSAMGSETTTNSTTSSETTVTSTAGSETTTVSTVGSETTTAYTADSETTAASTTGSEMTTVFTAGSETITPSTAGSETTTVSTAGSETTTVSTTGSETTTASTAHSETTAASTMGSETTKVSTAGSETTVSTAGSETTAASTEDSETNTAFTEDSKTTTASTTGFETTAASTTGSEPTMASTMGSETTMASTIGPETTKVSTASSEVTTVFAAGSETIRASTVGSETTTVSTTGSETTTASIMGSETSTDSTTGSETTTASTEGSETTTASTEGSEATTVSTTGSETTTVSITDSETTTTCTEGSEMTAVSTTVFETTTASTEGSEITIASTSDSETTTASTEGSETTTVTTAGSETKTAYTTGSETTTASNTGLETTTVFTIGSDTTTASTEGSETTAVSATGSEMTTVSTEGSENTTVSTTGSETTTVSTTGLETTTTSTEGSEMTTVSTTGAETTTDSTEGSGTTAASTAGSETTTVSTADSENTTASTADSETTSASTTGSETTTASTTSSETTTASTEGSETTTVSTTDSETTMVSTTGSERTITSTEGSETTTVSATGSETTVSTEGSGTTTVSITGSETTKVSTTGSETTTTSTEGSEITTASITGSETTTASTEGSETTTASTEGSETTSASTTGSETTTASTTSSETTMASIMGSETTMASTIGSETTKVSTASSKMTTVFTENSETTIASTTASETTTVSTAGSETIPASTAGSETTTTTSTEGSETTTASTEGSETTTASTESSETTTATTIGSETTTASTEGSETTTTSTEGSETTTASTEGSEITTVSTTGSETTTASTEGSETTTASTEGSELTTVSTTGSETITVSAEGSETTTVTTMGSETTTASTAGSETTTVSTAGSETTTASIEGSETTTVSSTGSETTTVSTTGTETTITSTEGSETTTVTTAGSETTAVYTTGSETTTTSTEGSETTTVSTTGSETTTASTADLETTTVSTSGSGTTTASTAGSETTTVYITGSKTTTASTEGSEATTVSTTSSETTTASTTGSEMTTVFTTVSETTTVSTIGSEATTSSAAGSEATTTSTEGSETTTASTAGSETTTASTAGSETTTASTSGSETNTACTTGSETSTPSSAGSETNTAFIIGSESTIASTASLEPTATSLTGSETTTVSITASGATAASTTVSSTTFVLTKATDVSIQPITNTPMSGTRTTGTRLTASSSVTMAPGMDFTASAASHTVPGIVLNTSGLGTSTMGASSTTSAHGVRTTTGSTREPTSSTFQETGPVSMGTNTVSMSHTPTNVIKPSGYLQPWAIILISLAAVVAAVGLSVGLSFCLRNLFFPLRYCGIYYPHGHSHSLGLDLNLGLGSGTFHSLGNALVHGGELEMGHGGTHGFGYGVGHGLSHIHGDGYGVNHGGHYGHGGGH, from the exons atgagaagaggaaatatctCTCCTGCTTTCTGGTTCCTGTGGCTGCTTCTCTTTGGACTTCTGGGACCCA GCTCTGAGAATACCACAGCCTTCACAAAAGGCTCCGACACCACCACAGCCTCCATCACAGGCTCTGAGACCACCATGGCCTCCACCATGGCCTCTACTACGGCCTTAACTACAGGCTCTAAGATCACCACAGACTCTACCACAGGCTCTgagacaacctcagcctccaccaTGGCTTCTACTGCAGCCTTCACCACAGGCTCTGAGACCAACACGGCCTCTACCACAGACTCAGGGACTACTATAGCCTCCACTGGGACCTTCACCACAGGCTCTGACACAACCACAGGCTCCACTGCAGGCTCTGAAACTATCGTGGCCTCCACCACAGTCTCTGGGACCACAACAACCTTTACTATAGCCTCCACTACAGTCCCTGAGACTACCATGGCCTCCAGCACAACCTCCACTGCAGGCTCTGAGAAAACGATGGCCTCCTCCATAATTTCTGAGACCACCATGGCCTCCACCACAGGCTCTGAGACTGCCACAGTCTCTACCACAGGCTCTGagaccaccaccacctccactgcAAGCTCTGAGGCCACTAAAGTCTCTACCACAGGCTCTGAAACCACCACAGCATCTACTGCAGGTTCTGAGACCACCACTACCTCCACCTCCATGGCAGGCTCTGAGGCCACCACAACCTCAACTGCAGACTCCAAGGTGATCACGGCGTCCAGCATGAGCTCTGAGACCACTGTGGCCCCCGCTGCAGGCTCTAACACCACCACAGCCTCTACCACAGGCTCTGAGACCACTACAATCCTGATTAAAGCCTCTGAGACCACCACAGCCTCTACAGCAGGTTCTGAgaccaccaccccctcccccacaggCTCTCAGACCACCATAGTCTCTATTTCAGGTTCTGAGATCACCACCACCTCTACGGCAGGATCCGAGAACACCACAGTCTCTAGTGCAGGCTCTGGGACCACCACAGCTTCTATGGCAGGCTCTGAGACCACCGTCTCCACTGCAGGCTCTGAGACCACTACAGTCTCTATCACAGGCACTGAGACCACCATGGTCTCTGCCATGGGCTCAGAGACCACCACAAACTCTACTACAAGCTCTGAGACCACCGTCACCTCTACTGCAGGCTCTGAGACCACCACAGTCTCCACCGTGGGCTCTGAGACCACCACAGCCTATACTGCAGATTCTGAgaccactgcagcctctaccacAGGCTCTGAGATGACCACAGTCTTCACTGCAGGCTCGGAAACCATCACACCCTCTACTGCAGGCTCAGAGACCACCACAGTCTCTACTGCAGGCTCTGAGACCACTACAGTCTCCACCACAGGCTCTGAGACCACAACAGCCTCTACTGCACATTCTGAGAcgactgcagcctccaccatgGGCTCTGAGACCACCAAAGTCTCAACTGCAGGCTCTGAGACCACAGTCTCCACTGCAGGCTCTGAgaccactgcagcctctactgaAGATTCTGAAACCAACACAGCATTTACTGAAGATTCTAAGACTACCACAGCCTCTACTACAGGGTTTGAGACAACCGCAGCCTCTACTACAGGCTCTGAGCCTACCATGGCATCCACCATGGGCTCTGAGACCACTATGGCCTCTACCATAGGCCCTGAGACCACCAAGGTCTCCACTGCAAGCTCTGAGGTGACCACAGTCTTTGCTGCAGGCTCTGAGACAATCAGAGCCTCTACCGTAGGCTCTGAGACCACCACAGTCTCTACCACAGGCTCTGAGACCACCACAGCCTCCATCATGGGCTCTGAGACCAGCACAGATTCTACCACAGGCTCTGAGACCACCACAGCCTCTACTGAAGGCTCTGAGACCACCACAGCTTCCACTGAAGGCTCTGAGGCCACTACAGTCTCCACCACAGGCTCTGAGACCACTACAGTTTCTATCACAGACTCAGAGACCACCACCACCTGTACTGAAGGCTCTGAGATGACTGCAGTCTCCACCACAGTCTTTGAGACCACTACAGCCTCTACTGAAGGCTCTGAGATCACAATAGCCTCTACTTCAGACTCTGAGACCACCACAGCTTCTACTGAAGGTTCTGAGACCACTACAGTCACTACCGCAGGCTCTGAGACCAAAACAGCCTATACTACAGGCTCTGAGACCACCACAGCCTCTAATACAGGCTTGGAGACCACCACAGTCTTTACCATAGGCTCTGACACCACCACAGCCTCTACTGAAGGCTCTGAGACcactgcagtctctgccacaGGCTCTGAGATGACCACAGTCTCTACTGAAGGCTCTGAGAACACTACAGTCTCCACCACAGGCTCTGAGACCACTACAGTTTCCACCACAGGCTTGGAGACCACCACCACTTCCACTGAAGGCTCTGAGATGACTACAGTCTCCACCACAGGTGCTGAGACCACCACAGACTCTACTGAAGGCTCTGGgaccactgcagcctccactgcagGCTCTGAGACCACCACAGTCTCTACTGCAGATTCTGAGAACACCACAGCATCTACTGCAGattctgagaccacctcagcctctactACAGGCTCTGAGACCACCACAGCCTCTACTACAAGCTCTGAGACCACCACAGCCTCTACTGAAGGCTCTGAGACCACTACAGTCTCCACCACAGACTCTGAGACCACCATGGTCTCTACCACAGGCTCTGAGAGGACCATCACCTCTACTGAAGGCTCTGAGACCACTACAGTATCTGCCACAGGCTCTGAGACCACAGTCTCTACTGAAGGCTCTGGGACCACTACAGTCTCCATCACAGGCTCTGAGACCACTAAAGTTTCTACCACAGGTTCAGAGACCACCACCACTTCTACTGAAGGCTCTGAGATTACTACAGCCTCCATCACAGGCTCTGAGACCACCACAGCCTCTACTGAAGGCTCCGAGACCACCACAGCCTCTACTGAAGGCTccgagaccacctcagcctctactACAGGCTCTGAGACCACCACAGCCTCTACTACAAGCTCTGAGACCACCATGGCATCCATCATGGGCTCTGAGACCACTATGGCCTCTACCATAGGCTCTGAGACCACCAAGGTCTCCACTGCAAGCTCTAAAATGACCACAGTCTTCACTGAAAACTCTGAGACCACCATAGCCTCTACCACAGCCTCTGAGACCACCACAGTCTCCACTGCAGGCTCTGAGACCATCCCAGCCTCTACAGCAGGCTCTgagaccaccaccaccacctctactGAAGGCTCTGAGACCACTACAGCCTCTACTGAAGGCTCTGAGACCACCACAGCCTCTACTGAAAGCTCTGAGACCACTACAGCCACTACCATAGGCTCTGAGACCACCACAGCCTCTACTGAAGGCTCTGAGACTACCACCACCTCTACTGAAGGCTCTGAGACCACCACAGCCTCTACTGAAGGCTCTGAGATCACTACAGTTTCTACCACAGGCTCTGAGACCACCACAGCCTCTACTGAAGGCTCTGAGACCACCACAGCCTCTACTGAAGGCTCTGAGCTCACTACAGTTTCTACCACAGGCTCTGAGACCATCACAGTCTCTGCTGAAGGCTCTGAGACCACTACAGTCACTACTATGGGCTCTGAGACCACCACGGCCTCTACTGCAGGCTCAGAGACCACCACAGTCTCTACTGCAGGCTCTGAGACCACCACAGCCTCTATTGAAGGCTCTGAGACCACTACAGTCTCCTCCACAGGCTCTGAGACCACCACAGTCTCTACCACAGGCACTGAGACTACCATCACCTCTACTGAAGGTTCAGAGACCACTACAGTCACTACTGCAGGTTCTGAGACCACAGCAGTCTATACCACAGGCTCTGAGACTACCACCACCTCTACTGAAGGCTCTGAGACAACCACAGTCTCTACCACGGGCTCTGAGACCACCACAGCCTCTACCGCAGATTTGGAGACCACCACAGTCTCCACCTCAGGCTCTGGGACCACCACAGCCTCTACCGCAGGCTCTGAGACCACAACAGTCTATATCACAGGCTCTAAGACTACCACCGCCTCTACTGAAGGCTCTGAGGCCACTACAGTTTCTACCACTAGCTCTGAGACCACCACAGCCTCTACCACAGGCTCTGAGATGACTACAGTCTTTACCACAGTCTCTGAGACCACCACAGTCTCTACCATAGGCTCTGAGGCCACCACATCCTCTGCTGCAGGCTCTGAGGCCACCACCACCTCTACTGAAGGCTCTGAgaccaccacagcctccactgcAGGCTCTGAgaccaccacagcctccactgcAGGCTCTGAgaccaccacagcctccacttcAGGCTCTGAGACCAACACAGCCTGTACCACAGGTTCTGAGACCTCCACACCCTCCAGTGCAGGCTCTGAGACCAACACTGCCTTCATCATAGGCTCTGAGACCACCATAGCTTCCACTGCAAGCTTGGAGCCCACTGCAACTTCCCTCACAGGCTCTGAGACCACCACAGTCTCTATCACAGCTTCTGgggccactgcagcctccaccactgTCTCTTCCACCACGTTTGTACTCACCAAGGCCACTGACGTTTCTATCCAGCCCATCACCAACACACCTATGTCAG GCACCAGAACCACTGGAACCAGACCCACTGCCTCCAGCTCTGTCACCATGGCCCCTGGAATGGACTTCACGGCCTCTGCTGCCAGCCATACTGTGCCAGGAATAGTCTTAAACACCTCTGGCCTGGGTACATCCACTATGGGAGCATCATCTACCACCTCAGCCCACGGCGTCAGGACCACCACAGGATCCACCCGTGAGCCAACCAGCAGCACCTTCCAGGAAACAGGCCCGGTGTCCATGGGCACAAACACAGTTAGCATGAGCCACACACCCACAAACGTGATCaaaccaagtggatatttacagccCTGGGCTATCATCCTCATTTCCCTGGCTGCAGTTGTGGCTGCTGTTGGATTGTCAGTAGGACTGAGTTTTTGTCTG agagaccTTTTCTTCCCCCTGAGATATTGTGGTATTTATTACCCCCATGGCCACAGCCACAGCCTTGGTCTGGACCTGGACTTGGGCCTGGGCTCTGGGACATTCCACAGCCTGGGAAATGCACTGGTTCATGGAGGAGAACTTGAAATGGGACATGGAGGAACACACGGCTTTGGATATGGAGTGGGCCATGGACTGAGCCACATCCATGGAGATGGCTACGGAGTGAATCATGGCGGGCATTATGGACATGGAGGAGGCCACTGA